In Cydia strobilella chromosome 22, ilCydStro3.1, whole genome shotgun sequence, one genomic interval encodes:
- the LOC134751472 gene encoding uncharacterized protein LOC134751472 — protein sequence MTTVGRWLVVMLGTSFVVAFLGVANPVQALRHWVQRATHVTQKIDLSTQVCYSEIIPGLYLSNIKAATDRNVLRHLNITHVLTIEAHRIPKSTFADDNITNLFIKAYDTSQTNLMPYFPMSNAFIEEGLASGGNVLVHCRFGVSRSATLVIAYLMQKYNMNFDQAFEYVKSKRFFINPNPGFVSQLQEYHRLHYGVNQYQRFEAYCAVKARKHKYKIVSAAVILMTILVPIIVLIYLW from the exons ATGACCACGGTCGGGCGTTGGTTGGTGGTTATGTTAGGAACCTCGTTCGTAGTTGCGTTCCTCGGCGTAGCCAATCCAGTCCAGGCGCTCCGACACTGGGTCCAGCGAGCCACTCACGTTACGCAGAAGATCGACCTCAGCACGCAAGTTTGCTACAGCGAAATCATCCCTGGCCTTTACCTGAGTAATATCAAAGCTGCCACTGATCGAAATGTCCTCCGACATCTTAATATCACCCATGTACTCACCATCGAAGCGCATCGCATCCCTAAGTCAACCTTCGCCGACGACAATATTACTAACCTTTTCATCAAGGCATATGATACGAGCCAGACGAACCTCATGCCCTATTTCCCCATGTCCAACGCCTTCATCGAGGAGGGTCTCGCTAGCGGAGGGAACGTCCTCGTCCATTGCCGTTTTGGCGTATCACGATCGGCCACCTTGGTTATTGCCTACCTGATGCAAAAGTACAACATGAATTTCGACCAGGCCTTCGAATATGTGAAGTCAAAGAGGTTTTTTATTAATCCTAATCCTGGATTTGTGAGCCAACTCCAAGAATACCACCGGCTTCATTACGGCGTGAATCAGTATCAGAGATTCGAGGCATACTGTGCCGTGAAGGCGCGCAAGCACAAATACAAGATAGTCTCAGCAGCTGTGATCCTTATGACCATCCTCGTGCCTATAATTGTTTTG ATCTATCTGTGGTAA